Part of the Quercus robur chromosome 5, dhQueRobu3.1, whole genome shotgun sequence genome, ttgttataaaccTTTGCTTACCGATCAAAAGAAATAGTACTTTAGTATTAATTAATGGTATTAATAGGTTATgatgtgtaaaataatttttgtaatttttttattaaaaaaaggacACATCATTAACAAGTCATTATTTCATTAGCCACATAAATAATACCATTAACAATAGTTAATGAAAGGATTAATAttgctcattttttaaacttaaacttGAAGGACTAATAATGCTCATTGACCGCCCTACAAAAATAACAAGCACCAGGTTAAGCTTAGGTCCATCCAGCCCTCTAATGATCTGGACATTGACCAACCCAATCCatatttcaactttcaagtttcaactgaGAAACGGTTTAAGGGGTTCTGATCTTCAAAAGCACAACATTCCACCATATGCAAGAATATAAACATAGGGAAAAGGAATCCACACTAACACAACCACGATAGCAATTacatataatgtaaaatagCAAAACTTCATCGGGAACACAACATCAGTTAGTGAATATGTCATAGGACAAGAAACAGTCTCAAATGGTTTACTTAAAAAGGCTAGGAAGGGCTCCAATGTAGCTTCAAATAGTATCttactaaatttatttattaaataaaaagaacatgCGAAAGCCACAAAAGAAGGCCAAAATTCTCAGCTATATCCTGCTTGCTGCTGCTGTGCCTGTTGCTGGTAATTTCCATAAGGATATCCATACATGTTAGGATCTTGTGGAGCCGGGGCATATCCATAGCCTTCATGTCCATAAGCATATCCATAATATCCACCATTCCACTGGCTTGGATCTGCCTGAGGCTGAACGCCAACAGAGATACCCTGTACACTAGTCAGATTAATACAAGAACATGGAGACATCCAAGAAGAAAGCATTGGAAAGTGTTGGGTAAATCAAGCACCTGTTTGTTTGAAGGACTACGGCCCCATGAAAGCCGAATATTCTGTCCACCTAGTTGAGTTCCATTTAACATCCGCAATGCTTCCTCAGCACAGCTTCTGATGCATCACAACAACACAGAACAGAACTAAATATCCTGTATGGATATCGTTGAGAAATGTTTCTACAAATATGTGGCTAATTTACTCACCTGTCGACAAATTGAACAAAACCACATCGCTTGCCTGATGGTATCTTTACATGTGCTAGTTGTCCATATTGGCTGAAAACTTGTCTCAAATGGTCATCGGTAACATTAGGATCCAAATTGCCAACAAATATCTGCAattaaaattcatcaaatcacaAATATGTTGTGAGGAAAGTAATTTCCATGCAGGAAATAAATAAAGTACCCACAGTTGTATTATTCGGATCACTCTCGTTCTGACTCCCTTGAGAATTCTGGTAGGAAGCtgcatataaaatatataaaggtGAAATAAAAGGGAAATAAAAAGTAACATTTTTTGGTAGAACGTGATTCGAGCAGTTCACCAACACTAGACACCATTGCTTAGAAACATGAACATAAGCAAAGTAAATTAGCAGACAGAAAACGTGCTTCCCATTTTACAATTAGAGCTAACAATCTAATGCATCTTCCTGGTCATAAGAGAGCTACATACACGCATAAATAAATCTAACTCTTATAATGAAAGATCCACTAATTACGAACAGCAACAACAAGGATAGTAAAAAATACATCTCCCTTAAACCACCACAGAAGCAGAACACatgtgaaaatatattttacagCAGTCACAGCTAAAAACAAGCAATTGAAGATACATGTAAATTGGATAGAAAAGGACAAGATTAGCAATGAAACTacctacatgtgtgtgtgtgtgcctGTGTGTGAATTTAGCATCAACCACCTTACATAGTAcagccaagagccttgtaccTCAGTGACATTGCCTGGTCTTTTATGAGGAGAaccaaggttcaaatcccccctccaCCACTAATGATAACAAtggaattatcaaaaaataaatagtatagaTGACTGGGGTCAATGACATCACTATCactctttttaaaataaaactttgatCTCTGCAACGGCTGAAGCCCAAGACTTAATAGGGATATCAAATGTTGTTGCAACCAACATATATTATGTTGCAGAGCACATGCAGGACTGACATCCACATGCCTGGCTGCAGCTGTCTTTAAACATACACAATTTAGTTAGTTTTGAGCCCCATACTCCCATTCAAAAGACAGGAAGCATGACGAGTGGGGCAGTGCTTGTAGCCACGCCCAAGTGATAAAAACCAGCAAGCTAAATCATTAACAAGCCATAGTCATTCAAGTTTTACATTGTTCACCAGACTCATAAGAAGTACTGGGTGTTTATTACTTTCACAATTATTATGTTATAACAGACCATCAAAAGAAAAGCGGAAAGGgggatttttttgggggggaagAAGAGCAACTGCTGAGTCAATATTCACACATTGCAACCCAGAAACACTGTAGAAGCTAAACATGTAACTACATAGGCAGGAGATGACTAACTAGAATAACCCCCAatggagagagaggaaagtaCAGTAAcgacaataaaaataataacatgcGGAGAACATGGAGTTGTTGAAGTGCCATAAATATGACAATTATGTACAAGGCAACTTTCAAAATAGAAATCAGCCTGAAATATGCAGTTTCTGGCAATTCCAACGAGTTGCAAGCTGCACTCACAGAGAATCTTTCCCTGAGGACTGAAATCTAGAAAAAGTAATAAGAATACAGCATCATAGAGCAACAAGGGAAACTATAATTCTAACCAAAACGTAAATGGCACAAGGAAATGGTGCATGGAAAAATTAAAGATGTAATTGTTCGgagaaattagtaaaaaaagaaacccacaCACAGAAGGGGAAAAAACTCGTAAACCAAAAATGTCATTGTACTGAAATCTCAGTAACTAGAAGAGTTACGAAATTTAACTTGACTGAAAGCTCAACCAATAGAATGAACtgaaacttgaatttgaaaatgtaGCATTGCAAGCGCCACACGAAATTAAAGGGCAAGCCATAACTGGGAAACTGACCTAAGTGAGGCCATGCACTATAGGGGTAACCATTTCAGCTGAAATCAGTTCCAGGCCCCTAGATCACAGAGCCTCTTGACACCCTGCTTTGAGACAATAGGAGTTCTATAagtttttaagattttaataGCATGTACAGTGCCCAAATCTTAAAGGTACAGGAAGGAAATGACTTTGGAAAGTGCTGCATATCTTCAAGTGCATAACTGAAAGGAAGTAAACTAAACCGTAATGTTTAGCATAACAGAGAATGAATAATAACTGAACAATTTAACCTCACCATCTTGAATATGGCAGATAAAAAGTAACAATGAACATTGTAATAGAGAGAGGGGTCACAGGCTTAGAGCATTGGCACCAAATTCAATTGATTACAATTCTTGACACAAAAAACTAAGATTACGCAGATGACTAATACTTAAGagcattaaaaaattaatcaacaaGAGAAGTTCCACTACGCATTTTACATACCTTTCGGTTGCTGACCTCCAGTAGTATTTTTGTTTGTAGCTGGCCCAATCCGCATTGGCCTTGTTGAACAGAGAACTCCGTTCATCTCTGTCATAGCACGCATTTGTTCACCTTCATCTCCAAACCTAACAAACCCATAACCCTTTGTACGAGATGTGACCCTATCAATCACAACCTTTGCACCCTTAACTGTAGGATAACGGGCCCTGAAGGTTTCTTGTAACATATAATCAGTGACATCAGGAGCCAGATCCCCAACAAATATTGTGAAGTCAGGAGAATCATCAGAGCGCCTCTCGCCCGAACTAAAAGTTGCCCAGTTCAGTCTAAAGTTCTGCCCACCATTTGGCATTATGCTACCATTGTATGTTTGAAGTACTCTTTCTGCCGTAGCACGATTAGCAAACTCAAGAAAACCATAACCCTCTGATTGGCCAGTTTGCTTATTGCGGATCACTTTCACCGTAGTAACTTGCTGTAATCACaaacatatttaattaataaccCCTTTCAAAAAGGACTTGAAACCCCTCACTTTCCACCAGTTTATTTGTATATGCACATGATTTACagtttaaaacaaaatagaacaATGATGATTTGGTACCACTGATGCTTGAATCCTAATTTTGTTCACTATATATCCATGACAATTTTATATACATAAGGggaaaaaccctaactttcTCCCCACAGAAAAATGTCTACGAACCATAGGCAAAACCAAATCTTTCCTACATGGTCCCCCTACAGTCCAACCCACCCaagaaaaagccaaaaaaaaataataataataataagaaaagagagagtaaaGCCCACAAAGTTTTCACGAACAAAAGATAACAGAAACATAAACAggatccaaaaacaaaatatgagtACGCAACAAAACAACCATTCTGACAAAGAAGTCTCAGAGACAATAAATCAAACACCTAAATCgcataacaaaaacaaacacaaaacacacaacACAATCTCACAgatcaaaacccagaaaccaaaAACGAGTAAAAAGCACGTAGAAAAGCGATGTAGGGTGTGCGCTATTGTAGGTGAAGGGTATACCTCTCCGGTCTGAGCGAAACAATTGTAGAGATAAGTCTCGTCCATCCAGTACTGGAGGTCTCCGATCCAGAGAGTGCGGACCTCGTCGGCGCTGGTGGGCTGCGCTTGGGCTTGCGcctggtggtggaggtggtgctGTGCTGGGGGCTGAGGGGCCCACATCTGAGGTGGGGCTTGAACCGCCGCACCGGGCTGGGCTTGTGGTGGCATCATCATGTAGGGTtgttgtgggtgtgggtgtggatATTGTGGCTGCTGGGtctgttgttgttgtagtgGAGGAGCCACACCTGTTGGAGGAGCTGGCTGCATCATCTTTGCTCTGCTGCTTTTGTCTTTGAAaacacagagacagagagagagagcacagaGACAAAGAGAGTGCGTGGGTTTTGGGGTGTGGGTGTGTGTAACCCTAAtgaatgaaagagagagagagagagagaaagagtaaaAGGATTGGGGTTATGAGATTAGAGAAGGTGCACGTAATCTGTACGCGTGGCGGATGTAgagttttggggggggggggggggggggggggtggtttgTCTTTCGTGGGTATGGGGTCACCGTCCAAGAAAATTGTCTTCGAGCTCAATTTTGATTATCATAGAGATTTCTAGTcgtttgataaaaataaaaataaaataaaaaactaaatatagaggggttattttttttatttgtaaaatatatacaAGGGAAAATTTGTTTCCCCTATTTGCAAGTTTTGTGTATGGAATACATCATGTAATATAATAGTTATTTTTAGGGTTAATCAAGGACCGATCAAGTTGACTAACTCACTCAACTTAGACTGATTCATCAAGATTTAAGTGGTTTAAATAAGTGGCTGTTGATAAAGGTTCCAATATTTCAAAACTTGTCTTAAATGGGTTGGGTGTCAATTCACCTACTTGAAAATATGACGAAACTAACCAATCCAAGTTTTAATGTGTTTTTGGCTATTTCTCTACCCAAATCTTGCAAATATCTTAAGGTCTTCAACAAGATTGGAGATCTCCACCTCTTCGCACTGTTTTTGCTCTTCATCACCACTGTTAGCCGGTTTCAATCATATTTAACCATCATCCATGGAAAGCCACACGATTGAATTGTCATTTATGATCGATTATTAATGGCTTTCAT contains:
- the LOC126727117 gene encoding polyadenylate-binding protein RBP45B-like isoform X1; this encodes MMQPAPPTGVAPPLQQQQTQQPQYPHPHPQQPYMMMPPQAQPGAAVQAPPQMWAPQPPAQHHLHHQAQAQAQPTSADEVRTLWIGDLQYWMDETYLYNCFAQTGEQVTTVKVIRNKQTGQSEGYGFLEFANRATAERVLQTYNGSIMPNGGQNFRLNWATFSSGERRSDDSPDFTIFVGDLAPDVTDYMLQETFRARYPTVKGAKVVIDRVTSRTKGYGFVRFGDEGEQMRAMTEMNGVLCSTRPMRIGPATNKNTTGGQQPKASYQNSQGSQNESDPNNTTIFVGNLDPNVTDDHLRQVFSQYGQLAHVKIPSGKRCGFVQFVDRSCAEEALRMLNGTQLGGQNIRLSWGRSPSNKQGISVGVQPQADPSQWNGGYYGYAYGHEGYGYAPAPQDPNMYGYPYGNYQQQAQQQQAGYS
- the LOC126727117 gene encoding polyadenylate-binding protein RBP45B-like isoform X2; protein product: MMQPAPPTGVAPPLQQQQTQQPQYPHPHPQQPYMMMPPQAQPGAAVQAPPQMWAPQPPAQHHLHHQAQAQAQPTSADEVRTLWIGDLQYWMDETYLYNCFAQTGEQVTTVKVIRNKQTGQSEGYGFLEFANRATAERVLQTYNGSIMPNGGQNFRLNWATFSSGERRSDDSPDFTIFVGDLAPDVTDYMLQETFRARYPTVKGAKVVIDRVTSRTKGYGFVRFGDEGEQMRAMTEMNGVLCSTRPMRIGPATNKNTTGGQQPKASYQNSQGSQNESDPNNTTIFVGNLDPNVTDDHLRQVFSQYGQLAHVKIPSGKRCGFVQFVDR